Proteins encoded in a region of the Deltaproteobacteria bacterium genome:
- a CDS encoding sigma-54-dependent Fis family transcriptional regulator, with translation MEGASPVGPGIGIQHWIPVTQRVGAGRRAANNIISARPDTVLPARRPRILYGLEGSRVSGTKEILHVEVDRGRALVSRSLELHRIWSAVQRVAPADGPVLITGETGTGKESVGRLIHKLSPRAAKEFVSLDCDAVAPSSLESELFGHERGAFTGADRRRVGVFELAHGATLFLDEIENLPLETQAKLLRVLQDGKFRRLGDHQPIRSGFRLVIAASTDLGAAVRAGAFHEDLLHRLQVVHIHLPPLRERREDIPLLVSYFVDQKRLMRRRPRVQRVSHQAVDLLMSHDWPGNVRELENVIETAVVACSSDTIEPAHLVFGGAGAAPGPSAAELDLPFRTARQRTLATFETLYLLAQLRRYRGRTVLVAQHAGITPKHVRALMKRHGIRRRDFRPPVRPRPISASERQDGQDLHA, from the coding sequence ATGGAGGGCGCGTCACCCGTAGGCCCCGGGATCGGGATTCAGCATTGGATCCCGGTGACACAGCGCGTCGGGGCGGGGCGGCGAGCCGCCAACAACATCATCTCCGCTCGCCCGGACACGGTATTGCCCGCGCGCCGGCCCCGGATCTTGTATGGACTCGAAGGAAGTCGCGTGTCCGGTACGAAGGAGATCCTGCATGTCGAGGTGGACCGGGGACGAGCTCTCGTCAGCCGCAGCCTGGAGCTGCACAGGATCTGGTCCGCAGTGCAGCGTGTCGCTCCCGCCGACGGTCCCGTCCTGATCACCGGCGAGACTGGCACCGGCAAGGAAAGCGTCGGACGGCTGATTCACAAGCTGAGCCCGCGCGCCGCGAAGGAGTTCGTGTCCCTGGACTGCGATGCGGTCGCGCCCTCGTCGCTCGAGAGCGAGCTGTTCGGACACGAGCGGGGCGCGTTCACCGGAGCCGACCGCCGCCGGGTGGGCGTCTTCGAGCTGGCGCACGGCGCCACACTGTTCCTGGACGAGATCGAAAACCTCCCTCTCGAAACGCAGGCGAAGCTCCTCCGCGTCCTGCAGGATGGCAAGTTCCGCCGGCTCGGGGACCACCAGCCGATCCGCAGCGGCTTCCGCCTCGTCATCGCGGCTAGCACCGACCTGGGCGCCGCCGTGCGGGCGGGGGCCTTCCACGAGGATCTCCTTCACCGCCTGCAAGTCGTCCACATCCATCTCCCGCCGCTGCGCGAGCGGCGCGAGGACATCCCGCTCCTGGTGAGCTACTTCGTCGATCAGAAGCGACTCATGCGGAGGCGGCCCCGTGTCCAGCGAGTGAGCCACCAGGCGGTCGATCTCCTCATGTCCCACGACTGGCCCGGCAACGTGCGCGAGCTGGAGAACGTGATCGAGACGGCGGTCGTTGCCTGCTCGAGCGATACCATAGAGCCGGCCCACCTCGTCTTCGGGGGAGCCGGGGCCGCCCCGGGACCGTCGGCCGCCGAGCTCGACCTGCCTTTTCGCACCGCTCGCCAGCGCACGCTCGCGACCTTCGAAACGCTCTATCTTCTGGCCCAGCTCCGCCGCTACAGGGGGAGGACCGTGCTCGTAGCCCAGCATGCCGGGATCACCCCGAAGCACGTCCGTGCACTCATGAAGCGCCACGGGATCAGGCGCCGCGACTTCCGCCCTCCGGTTCGGCCCCGCCCGATCTCCGCATCCGAGAGGCAGGATGGGCAGGACCTGCACGCCTGA
- a CDS encoding nitroreductase family deazaflavin-dependent oxidoreductase: MPDAMAPASPGFAAPSPVERLFNRVFGLLVGLGLGLPHNYLLEVRGRKSGRPYSTPVDVLEHGGRRFLVAGRGETQWVRNARASGQVTLRRGMRREECRLRALSDQEKPAVLKAYLDRFKTTVRRYFPIPAGSPVERFAPVAAGYPVFELLAERATEGHPSSAD, encoded by the coding sequence ATGCCGGACGCCATGGCCCCTGCGTCGCCCGGCTTCGCCGCGCCTTCCCCCGTCGAGCGCCTGTTCAACCGGGTGTTCGGGCTCCTCGTGGGCTTGGGACTCGGCCTCCCCCACAACTACCTGCTCGAGGTGCGCGGGCGGAAGAGCGGGCGGCCCTACTCGACGCCGGTGGACGTGCTCGAGCACGGCGGCCGACGCTTCCTGGTCGCGGGGCGCGGGGAGACGCAGTGGGTCCGGAACGCGCGCGCCAGCGGGCAGGTCACGCTGCGCAGGGGCATGCGGCGCGAGGAGTGCCGGTTGCGGGCCCTCTCCGACCAGGAGAAGCCCGCGGTGCTGAAGGCCTACCTGGATCGCTTCAAGACGACCGTGCGGCGCTACTTCCCGATCCCTGCAGGCTCGCCGGTCGAGCGCTTCGCACCCGTCGCCGCGGGCTATCCGGTCTTCGAGCTGCTCGCGGAGAGGGCGACCGAAGGACATCCGAGCAGTGCCGACTGA